A window of the Lagopus muta isolate bLagMut1 chromosome 1, bLagMut1 primary, whole genome shotgun sequence genome harbors these coding sequences:
- the GTSE1 gene encoding G2 and S phase-expressed protein 1 isoform X3, giving the protein MEEGREMALPRSGRVVEKPSAYMDVSDFPLLADEKFDFDLSLSPASGSEDEVFIGSLGHKEKCIAVNIEAKSAEKKMPASDDQLTWSTLIGDKFVEIFKEAHLLALQLESGKSEENKISQSEENGNETSEQFVEDLKSKMKILKSHHIEQSPRAVKRETYCVGDSPACMLLPAFQKESDKLLSGDKTHILHIPSEKSPVKIQAAPTEIISSPLTQEQKTKEKTKKATGKLLMPKLSSTLGKSSMLTVEKAKPGKQTNISTKRDLTSVGSSEDLISDRSSAASDVFESSLSGSSSVQDKKVLPAPNKPGLKKTNLKLPGVASGFARKSTSSVSSVSSNLNSSLPISPIGKNGKSNATSKAGVSGSKPSSSTNRQSLARPTRVSSLQAVNTERSSKQARSASTPKISSAASLAKSSASALTVPSQPEGSGIQRLKSFPSLQKLCQQNKDGSTTKGSLCPKPRARHLSVPAGQTRVPVKAGDLTPNESATKATPSLGLTFCGKVGSAMAISTPLKASEDGIFQIPCERPVSMTPGSLRRSALPTPVRRISGFPAATPKTTPRTVFSPCVESVHQSSSFSTRKTRTAGSKQVKETRSSSSEDDPSPPPVLPLMLDFSPEKAVTEIVEDKLKEAEVQNQLAEERQTKEVLLIDIEADNSLPQTLECGSRPLIDLSNTPEVNKVIPLKPMFSEQIKLEGGLLEMLSDEWC; this is encoded by the exons atggaggagggaagagaaatgGCGTTGCCTCGCTCCGGGCGTGTGGTGGAGAAACCGAGTGCTTACATGGATG TTTCAGACTTTCCTCTTCTGGCTGATGAAAAGTTTGATTTTGACCTTTCACTTTCTCCAGCAAG tggAAGTGAAGATGAAGTCTTTATTGGATCTCTGggacacaaagaaaaatgtattgctGTCAATATTGAAGCaaaaagtgctgaaaaaaaGATGCCTGCTTCTGATGATCAACTCACGTGGAGCACACTTATAGGAGATAAATTTGTAGAGATCTTCAAAGAAGCTCATTTGCTAGCACTGCAGTTAGAAAGTGGAAAGAgtgaagagaataaaataagccagtcagaagaaaatggaaatgagacTTCTGAACAATTTGTGGAGGATTTGAagtcaaaaatgaaaatactgaaaagccaTCATATAGAGCAAAGTCCCCGGGCTGTTAAGAGGGAGACATACTGTGTGGGAGATAGCCCTGCCTGtatgctgctgcctgcttttcagaaggaatCAGATAAACTTCTGTCAGGTGACAAGACTCACATTCTTCATATTCCTTCAGAGAAAAGCCCTGTTAAAATTCAGGCAGCTCCTACAGAAATCATCAGTTCGCCTCtgacacaggaacagaaaactaaggaaaaaacCAAGAAAGCAACTGGCAAACTGCTAATGCCAAAGCTTTCATCTACTCTTGGGAAAAGCAGTATGCTGACTGTAGAAAAG GCCAAACCAGGAAAACAGACTAATATTTCTACAAAAAGAGATTTGACCAGCGTGGGATCATCTGAAGATCTAATTTCAGATAGATCAAGTGCTGCTTCAGATGTTTTTGAGTCTTCATTAAGTGGCAGTTCCTCAGTGCAGGACAAAAAAGTCCTTCCTGCTCCAAATAAG cctggtttaaaaaaaacaaatctgaagcTTCCTGGTGTTGCCAGTGGTTTTGCAAGGAAAAGTACTTCATCAGTTTCCAGTGTGAGCTCAAATCTGAACTCAAGTTTACCCATTTCTCCCATAGGAAAAAATG GGAAATCGAATGCAACTTCAAAAGCTGGTGTGAGTGGCTCTAAACCTTCATCTAGTACAAACAGACAATCTCTGGCCAGACCAACCAgagtttcttctctgcaggctgTCAATACTGAAAGATCCAGCAAGCAAGCAAGATCAGCTAGTACTCCCAAAATATCTAGTGCTGCAAGCTTGGCTAAATCTTCAGCTTCTGCACTAACAGTGCCATCTCAGCCTGAAGGCAGTGGAATTCAGAGGCTGAAGTCTTTCCCCAGTCTGCAGAAGCTATGTCAACAAAATAAAGATGGAAGTACAACTAAAGGAAGCCTGTGCCCAAAGCCCAGGGCTAGACATCTGTCAGTTCCTGCAGGTCAAACTCGGGTTCCAGTGAAAGCTGGAG ATTTAACGCCAAATGAGtcagcaacaaaagcaacacCGTCTCTTGGATTAACATTTTGTGGCAAAGTTGGAAG TGCCATGGCAATCAGCACACCCCTGAAAGCTTCTGAAGATGGGATATTTCAGATTCCTTGTGAGAGGCCTGTCTCCATGACTCCTGGCAGCTTGAGACGGTCTGCCTTACCTACACCTGTCCGTCGTATCTCAGGATTTCCAGCAGCAACTCCTAAAACCACACCAAGAACAGTATTTTCTCCATGTGTTGAGTCTGTTCACCAAAGTTCCAGCTTCTCTACCAGAAAGACACGCACAGCTGG TTCTAAACAGGTTAAAGAGACACGGTCATCATCTTCAGAAGATGATCCATCTCCTCCCCCTGTGCTGCCTCTTATGCTTGACTTCTCACCAGAAAAAGCTGTGACAGAAATAGTAGAAGACAAATTAAAAGAGGCTGAAGTACAAAATCAGCTGGCTGAAGAGAGACAAACTAAAGAG gtattaCTGATAGACATTGAAGCAGATAACTCTCTCCCACAAACTTTGGAATGTGGAAGCAGACCTCTGATTGACCTTTCCAATACTCCTGAAGTGAATAAGGTTATTCCTCTGAAGCCTATGTTCTCAGAGCAGATAAAG CTTGAAGGTGGACTCCTCGAGATGCTTTCAGATGAGTGGTG ttga
- the GTSE1 gene encoding G2 and S phase-expressed protein 1 isoform X1 yields MEEGREMALPRSGRVVEKPSAYMDVSDFPLLADEKFDFDLSLSPASGSEDEVFIGSLGHKEKCIAVNIEAKSAEKKMPASDDQLTWSTLIGDKFVEIFKEAHLLALQLESGKSEENKISQSEENGNETSEQFVEDLKSKMKILKSHHIEQSPRAVKRETYCVGDSPACMLLPAFQKESDKLLSGDKTHILHIPSEKSPVKIQAAPTEIISSPLTQEQKTKEKTKKATGKLLMPKLSSTLGKSSMLTVEKAKPGKQTNISTKRDLTSVGSSEDLISDRSSAASDVFESSLSGSSSVQDKKVLPAPNKPGLKKTNLKLPGVASGFARKSTSSVSSVSSNLNSSLPISPIGKNGKSNATSKAGVSGSKPSSSTNRQSLARPTRVSSLQAVNTERSSKQARSASTPKISSAASLAKSSASALTVPSQPEGSGIQRLKSFPSLQKLCQQNKDGSTTKGSLCPKPRARHLSVPAGQTRVPVKAGDLTPNESATKATPSLGLTFCGKVGSAMAISTPLKASEDGIFQIPCERPVSMTPGSLRRSALPTPVRRISGFPAATPKTTPRTVFSPCVESVHQSSSFSTRKTRTAGSKQVKETRSSSSEDDPSPPPVLPLMLDFSPEKAVTEIVEDKLKEAEVQNQLAEERQTKEVLLIDIEADNSLPQTLECGSRPLIDLSNTPEVNKVIPLKPMFSEQIKLIDLSSPLITLSPDINKENLDSPLLKF; encoded by the exons atggaggagggaagagaaatgGCGTTGCCTCGCTCCGGGCGTGTGGTGGAGAAACCGAGTGCTTACATGGATG TTTCAGACTTTCCTCTTCTGGCTGATGAAAAGTTTGATTTTGACCTTTCACTTTCTCCAGCAAG tggAAGTGAAGATGAAGTCTTTATTGGATCTCTGggacacaaagaaaaatgtattgctGTCAATATTGAAGCaaaaagtgctgaaaaaaaGATGCCTGCTTCTGATGATCAACTCACGTGGAGCACACTTATAGGAGATAAATTTGTAGAGATCTTCAAAGAAGCTCATTTGCTAGCACTGCAGTTAGAAAGTGGAAAGAgtgaagagaataaaataagccagtcagaagaaaatggaaatgagacTTCTGAACAATTTGTGGAGGATTTGAagtcaaaaatgaaaatactgaaaagccaTCATATAGAGCAAAGTCCCCGGGCTGTTAAGAGGGAGACATACTGTGTGGGAGATAGCCCTGCCTGtatgctgctgcctgcttttcagaaggaatCAGATAAACTTCTGTCAGGTGACAAGACTCACATTCTTCATATTCCTTCAGAGAAAAGCCCTGTTAAAATTCAGGCAGCTCCTACAGAAATCATCAGTTCGCCTCtgacacaggaacagaaaactaaggaaaaaacCAAGAAAGCAACTGGCAAACTGCTAATGCCAAAGCTTTCATCTACTCTTGGGAAAAGCAGTATGCTGACTGTAGAAAAG GCCAAACCAGGAAAACAGACTAATATTTCTACAAAAAGAGATTTGACCAGCGTGGGATCATCTGAAGATCTAATTTCAGATAGATCAAGTGCTGCTTCAGATGTTTTTGAGTCTTCATTAAGTGGCAGTTCCTCAGTGCAGGACAAAAAAGTCCTTCCTGCTCCAAATAAG cctggtttaaaaaaaacaaatctgaagcTTCCTGGTGTTGCCAGTGGTTTTGCAAGGAAAAGTACTTCATCAGTTTCCAGTGTGAGCTCAAATCTGAACTCAAGTTTACCCATTTCTCCCATAGGAAAAAATG GGAAATCGAATGCAACTTCAAAAGCTGGTGTGAGTGGCTCTAAACCTTCATCTAGTACAAACAGACAATCTCTGGCCAGACCAACCAgagtttcttctctgcaggctgTCAATACTGAAAGATCCAGCAAGCAAGCAAGATCAGCTAGTACTCCCAAAATATCTAGTGCTGCAAGCTTGGCTAAATCTTCAGCTTCTGCACTAACAGTGCCATCTCAGCCTGAAGGCAGTGGAATTCAGAGGCTGAAGTCTTTCCCCAGTCTGCAGAAGCTATGTCAACAAAATAAAGATGGAAGTACAACTAAAGGAAGCCTGTGCCCAAAGCCCAGGGCTAGACATCTGTCAGTTCCTGCAGGTCAAACTCGGGTTCCAGTGAAAGCTGGAG ATTTAACGCCAAATGAGtcagcaacaaaagcaacacCGTCTCTTGGATTAACATTTTGTGGCAAAGTTGGAAG TGCCATGGCAATCAGCACACCCCTGAAAGCTTCTGAAGATGGGATATTTCAGATTCCTTGTGAGAGGCCTGTCTCCATGACTCCTGGCAGCTTGAGACGGTCTGCCTTACCTACACCTGTCCGTCGTATCTCAGGATTTCCAGCAGCAACTCCTAAAACCACACCAAGAACAGTATTTTCTCCATGTGTTGAGTCTGTTCACCAAAGTTCCAGCTTCTCTACCAGAAAGACACGCACAGCTGG TTCTAAACAGGTTAAAGAGACACGGTCATCATCTTCAGAAGATGATCCATCTCCTCCCCCTGTGCTGCCTCTTATGCTTGACTTCTCACCAGAAAAAGCTGTGACAGAAATAGTAGAAGACAAATTAAAAGAGGCTGAAGTACAAAATCAGCTGGCTGAAGAGAGACAAACTAAAGAG gtattaCTGATAGACATTGAAGCAGATAACTCTCTCCCACAAACTTTGGAATGTGGAAGCAGACCTCTGATTGACCTTTCCAATACTCCTGAAGTGAATAAGGTTATTCCTCTGAAGCCTATGTTCTCAGAGCAGATAAAG ttgatTGATTTGAGCTCTCCTCTTATCACTCTGAGTCCTgatataaacaaagaaaatttggATTCCCCTCTGCTGAAGTTCTGA
- the GTSE1 gene encoding G2 and S phase-expressed protein 1 isoform X2, with translation MEEGREMALPRSGRVVEKPSAYMDVSDFPLLADEKFDFDLSLSPASGSEDEVFIGSLGHKEKCIAVNIEAKSAEKKMPASDDQLTWSTLIGDKFVEIFKEAHLLALQLESGKSEENKISQSEENGNETSEQFVEDLKSKMKILKSHHIEQSPRAVKRETYCVGDSPACMLLPAFQKESDKLLSGDKTHILHIPSEKSPVKIQAAPTEIISSPLTQEQKTKEKTKKATGKLLMPKLSSTLGKSSMLTVEKAKPGKQTNISTKRDLTSVGSSEDLISDRSSAASDVFESSLSGSSSVQDKKVLPAPNKPGLKKTNLKLPGVASGFARKSTSSVSSVSSNLNSSLPISPIGKNGKSNATSKAGVSGSKPSSSTNRQSLARPTRVSSLQAVNTERSSKQARSASTPKISSAASLAKSSASALTVPSQPEGSGIQRLKSFPSLQKLCQQNKDGSTTKGSLCPKPRARHLSVPAGQTRVPVKAGDLTPNESATKATPSLGLTFCGKVGSAMAISTPLKASEDGIFQIPCERPVSMTPGSLRRSALPTPVRRISGFPAATPKTTPRTVFSPCVESVHQSSSFSTRKTRTAGSKQVKETRSSSSEDDPSPPPVLPLMLDFSPEKAVTEIVEDKLKEAEVQNQLAEERQTKEVLLIDIEADNSLPQTLECGSRPLIDLSNTPEVNKVIPLKPMFSEQIKQLEGGLLEMLSDEWC, from the exons atggaggagggaagagaaatgGCGTTGCCTCGCTCCGGGCGTGTGGTGGAGAAACCGAGTGCTTACATGGATG TTTCAGACTTTCCTCTTCTGGCTGATGAAAAGTTTGATTTTGACCTTTCACTTTCTCCAGCAAG tggAAGTGAAGATGAAGTCTTTATTGGATCTCTGggacacaaagaaaaatgtattgctGTCAATATTGAAGCaaaaagtgctgaaaaaaaGATGCCTGCTTCTGATGATCAACTCACGTGGAGCACACTTATAGGAGATAAATTTGTAGAGATCTTCAAAGAAGCTCATTTGCTAGCACTGCAGTTAGAAAGTGGAAAGAgtgaagagaataaaataagccagtcagaagaaaatggaaatgagacTTCTGAACAATTTGTGGAGGATTTGAagtcaaaaatgaaaatactgaaaagccaTCATATAGAGCAAAGTCCCCGGGCTGTTAAGAGGGAGACATACTGTGTGGGAGATAGCCCTGCCTGtatgctgctgcctgcttttcagaaggaatCAGATAAACTTCTGTCAGGTGACAAGACTCACATTCTTCATATTCCTTCAGAGAAAAGCCCTGTTAAAATTCAGGCAGCTCCTACAGAAATCATCAGTTCGCCTCtgacacaggaacagaaaactaaggaaaaaacCAAGAAAGCAACTGGCAAACTGCTAATGCCAAAGCTTTCATCTACTCTTGGGAAAAGCAGTATGCTGACTGTAGAAAAG GCCAAACCAGGAAAACAGACTAATATTTCTACAAAAAGAGATTTGACCAGCGTGGGATCATCTGAAGATCTAATTTCAGATAGATCAAGTGCTGCTTCAGATGTTTTTGAGTCTTCATTAAGTGGCAGTTCCTCAGTGCAGGACAAAAAAGTCCTTCCTGCTCCAAATAAG cctggtttaaaaaaaacaaatctgaagcTTCCTGGTGTTGCCAGTGGTTTTGCAAGGAAAAGTACTTCATCAGTTTCCAGTGTGAGCTCAAATCTGAACTCAAGTTTACCCATTTCTCCCATAGGAAAAAATG GGAAATCGAATGCAACTTCAAAAGCTGGTGTGAGTGGCTCTAAACCTTCATCTAGTACAAACAGACAATCTCTGGCCAGACCAACCAgagtttcttctctgcaggctgTCAATACTGAAAGATCCAGCAAGCAAGCAAGATCAGCTAGTACTCCCAAAATATCTAGTGCTGCAAGCTTGGCTAAATCTTCAGCTTCTGCACTAACAGTGCCATCTCAGCCTGAAGGCAGTGGAATTCAGAGGCTGAAGTCTTTCCCCAGTCTGCAGAAGCTATGTCAACAAAATAAAGATGGAAGTACAACTAAAGGAAGCCTGTGCCCAAAGCCCAGGGCTAGACATCTGTCAGTTCCTGCAGGTCAAACTCGGGTTCCAGTGAAAGCTGGAG ATTTAACGCCAAATGAGtcagcaacaaaagcaacacCGTCTCTTGGATTAACATTTTGTGGCAAAGTTGGAAG TGCCATGGCAATCAGCACACCCCTGAAAGCTTCTGAAGATGGGATATTTCAGATTCCTTGTGAGAGGCCTGTCTCCATGACTCCTGGCAGCTTGAGACGGTCTGCCTTACCTACACCTGTCCGTCGTATCTCAGGATTTCCAGCAGCAACTCCTAAAACCACACCAAGAACAGTATTTTCTCCATGTGTTGAGTCTGTTCACCAAAGTTCCAGCTTCTCTACCAGAAAGACACGCACAGCTGG TTCTAAACAGGTTAAAGAGACACGGTCATCATCTTCAGAAGATGATCCATCTCCTCCCCCTGTGCTGCCTCTTATGCTTGACTTCTCACCAGAAAAAGCTGTGACAGAAATAGTAGAAGACAAATTAAAAGAGGCTGAAGTACAAAATCAGCTGGCTGAAGAGAGACAAACTAAAGAG gtattaCTGATAGACATTGAAGCAGATAACTCTCTCCCACAAACTTTGGAATGTGGAAGCAGACCTCTGATTGACCTTTCCAATACTCCTGAAGTGAATAAGGTTATTCCTCTGAAGCCTATGTTCTCAGAGCAGATAAAG CAGCTTGAAGGTGGACTCCTCGAGATGCTTTCAGATGAGTGGTG ttga
- the TRMU gene encoding mitochondrial tRNA-specific 2-thiouridylase 1 produces MLAAGRRVACAVSGGVDSAVAALLLRRRGYQVTGVFMKNWDPLDEQGACSVDRDCEDAYRVCQKLGIPFHQVSYVKEYWNEVFSDLLKEYELGRTPNPDIVCNKHIKFNHFLHYAMDNLGADAIATGHYARTSLEDEEVFQQKHTKRPRELFRNRFEVRNTVKLLQGADLFKDQTFFLSQISQDALRKTIFPLGDLTKSFVRKIASEHGLHHVLKKKESMGVCFIGERNFEKFLLEYLEPQPGNFVSVEDKKVMGTHKGWFLYTIGQRARLAGQQDAWFVVDKDVSTGDIFVAPSTDHPALYRDLLRTNRVHWIAEEPPAELVGDKMMECHFRFRHQMALVPCVLTLNQDGSVWVTLVKPARALTPGQFAVFYKGDECLGSGKILRLGPSVFTMQQGRNREEGTKKEDIDKVEPAT; encoded by the exons ATGCTGGCGGCGGGCCGGCGCGTGGCCTGCGCCGTGTCGGGCGGCGTGGACAGTGCCGTGGCCGCGCTGCTGCTGCGGCGCCGAG GGTACCAGGTGACGGGCGTTTTCATGAAGAACTGGGACCCGCTGGACGAGCAGGGCGCCTGCTCCGTGGACAGGGACTGCGAGGACGCGTACCGTGTGTGCCAGAAGCTGGGCATCCCGTTCCACCAGGTGTCCTACGTGAAGGAGTACTGGAACGAGGTGTTCAG tgaCCTCTTAAAGGAGTATGAACTGGGAAGGACTCCTAACCCTGACATAGTGTGTAACAAGCATATCAAATTCAACCACTTTCTCCATTATGCTATGGATAACCTTG GAGCAGATGCAATTGCTACTGGGCATTATGCTAGAACTTCACTGGAGGACGAGGAGGTTTTCCAACAGAAACATACGAAAAGACCCCGAGAGCTTTTCAGAAACCGATTTGAAGTTAGAAACA CTGTAAAACTCCTTCAAGGAGCTGACCTCTTCAAAGACCAGACCTTCTTTCTGAGTCAGATCTCGCAGGATGCTTTGAggaaaaccattttccctttaGGGGATTTAACAAAAAGCTTTGTAAGGAAGATAGCATCAGAACATGGCCTTCATCATGtgctaaagaaaaaagag agcatGGGAGTCTGCTTTATTGGTGAAAGAAACTTTGAAAAATTCCTGCTTGAG TATTTAGAACCTCAGCCAGGTAACTTTGTTTCCGTTGAGGATAAGAAGGTGATGGGAACACACAAAG GTTGGTTCCTGTACACCATAGGCCAGAGGGCAAGACTGGCAGGCCAGCAGGATGCGTGGTTTGTTGTAGATAAAGATGTCAGCACTGGAGATATCTTTGTG GCACCATCAACGGATCACCCTGCTTTGTACAGAGACTTACTGAGGACAAATCGAGTGCATTGGATAGCAGAGGAGCCACCTGCAGAGCTCGTTGGAGATAAAATGATGGAGTGTCATTTCAGGTTTCGGCACCAGATGGCACTGG TGCCCTGCGTGCTGACTCTAAACCAAGATGGGAGCGTGTGGGTGACACTGGTGAAGCCAGCAAGAGCTCTCACTCCTGGACAG TTTGCTGTGTTCTACAAGGGTGATGAATGCCTGGGCAGCGGGAAGATCCTGAGGCTGGGCCCATCGGTGTTCACCATGCAGCAGGGCAGAAACCGAGAAGAGGGTACCAAGAAGGAAGATATTGACAAGGTCGAACCAGCAACATAG